One Brassica napus cultivar Da-Ae chromosome A5, Da-Ae, whole genome shotgun sequence DNA window includes the following coding sequences:
- the LOC111215783 gene encoding uncharacterized protein LOC111215783 translates to MRDTTCLERLSLALRTALACLIVSLTTLYGPKPLKNLATFPAFSYLTTILIWLSDAEPTYGEVLKCCVDVSYATFQTAAIVLVSVLVVGPASLGISMVAPVAVAVASFIVAFPASTSLLTKRIAFGQIVLVYVTFAVFNGEVAHVFMLPVHVAASTALGAIASLLAVLLPFPRLAHSQMSKGCKLYAENALERLSLFVEVMMARDNTTAQVLIAKAASLSSAARHTLKGIKIHHERLAWERPDTRFLKKKQNHQGEKLQATEFLMRGIEIALGSFSSFPLGMSRDEVTNLLEAPRTHIAHEPASTLKPEDRLTCLPEAGSLSTTSLPVYFFRYCVELFRGDVSSVRQDSKPRVDELSRSKTVLDVLSVWMARERFIFAFKCSISLGLAVLFGILYNKKNGYWSGLTVAISLVSGRQATLTVANSRLQGTAMGSVYGLLCCAVFQRLEEFRFLPLLPWIAATVFMRHSKVYGQPGGVTSAIAALLILGRRNYGAPTDFAITRIVEASIGLLSFVLGEVLVTPARASTLARAELKHCLDALLDCVGSLVLCSEQKNMPLSDLRSKQAKLNSHVQALERLTSEALTEPNVPFLKPLNAVSYKKVLVSLSKVSDLCLYVCDGLTNLSGAHPWDQAITHDLKAFQEKLHSSVKCLEEITCTKTQARLQKELQKRKICHDVEAGTASNDNYSNMEMGPSQDDAEKFSVSFVKLLMEATEKTSGSTAEEVGKSETTLCLSSLGFCISRLMQETVCIMTEINHTT, encoded by the exons ATGCGTGATACAACATGTCTCGAGCGACTCAGCCTGGCTTTGAGAACCGCCTTGGCTTGTCTCATCGTGAGCTTGACCACTTTGTACGGTCCCAAACCACTAAAAAACTTGGCAACGTTTCCAGCCTTTTCTTACCTGACCACAATCTTAATCTGGCTATCCGACGCCGAACCAACATACGGTGAAGTTCTCAAATGCTGTGTTGACGTATCTTACGCCACTTTTCAGACAGCAGCCATTGTGCTTGTGAGTGTCTTGGTGGTTGGACCAGCCTCCCTAGGGATTAGCATGGTGGCTCCAGTTGCTGTGGCTGTAGCTTCATTCATCGTGGCTTTCCCAGCGTCCACGAGTCTTTTAACCAAACGAATTGCCTTTGGGCAGATCGTTCTTGTCTATGTAACCTTTGCTGTGTTCAATGGAGAGGTTGCTCATGTTTTCATGCTCCCCGTTCATGTGGCGGCTAGTACAGCACTTGGAGCCATTGCTTCTCTACTCGCTGTGCTTCTCCCGTTTCCAAGACTGGCTCATAGTCAG ATGTCTAAAGGTTGCAAATTATACGCTGAAAATGCTCTTGAGAGGTTGAGTTTGTTCGTCGAGGTCATGATGGCTCGAGACAACACCACAGCTCAGGTGTTGATTGCAAAGGCCGCTTCATTGTCTTCAGCAGCTAGACACACACTCAAGGGCATCAAAATCCACCAT GAGCGTCTTGCATGGGAGAGACCAGATACAAGATTCTTGAAAAAGAAGCAAAATCATCAAGGGGAGAAACTACAAGCGACAGAGTTTCTGATGAGAGGGATAGAGATAGCGTTGGGATCTTTCAGTTCTTTTCCTCTAGGCATGAGCCGCGATGAAGTGACAAATCTTCTAGAAGCTCCAAGAACACATATCGCTCATGAGCCAGCATCTACTCTCAAGCCAGAGGACAGGCTGACATGCCTTCCTGAAGCTGGTTCTCTATCTACAACATCTTTACCGGTTTACTTCTTCAGATACTGTGTGGAGCTCTTCAGAGGTGACGTCTCATCTGTGAGACAAGACAGTAAACCTCGTGTAGATGAGCTGTCCAGGTCCAAAACGGTTTTGGATGTTCTCAGTGTCTGGATGGCTAGAGAGAGATTTATTTTTGCGTTCAAGTGCTCAATCTCTCTAGGCCTTGCGGTGCTGTTTGGTATACTCTACAACAAGAAAAACGGGTACTGGTCAGGTCTAACCGTAGCCATTAGTCTTGTCTCCGGCAGGCAAGCGACGTTAACGGTAGCGAACTCTCGCTTACAAGGAACAGCCATGGGATCAGTCTACGGTCTGTTGTGCTGCGCTGTTTTCCAAAGACTAGAAGAGTTCAGGTTCTTGCCTCTTCTCCCTTGGATAGCCGCCACCGTCTTCATGAGACACAGCAAAGTCTATGGCCAGCCTGGAGGAGTTACATCCGCCATTGCGGCGCTGTTGATACTAGGAAGGAGAAACTACGGAGCTCCCACTGATTTTGCTATTACTCGAATCGTTGAAGCTTCCATAGGGTTGCTAAGTTTCGTCCTTGGGGAGGTTCTTGTCACTCCTGCGAGAGCGTCAACTCTCGCAAGAGCTGAACTTAAACACTGCCTCGACGCGCTATTAGATTGTGTTGGATCGTTGGTTCTTTGCTCTGAGCAAAAGAACATGCCGTTGTCGGATTTGAGAAGCAAGCAGGCGAAGCTCAACTCTCACGTTCAAGCATTGGAGAGGCTTACATCAGAAGCCTTGACAGAGCCTAATGTTCCTTTCCTCAAACCTCTCAACGCCGTTAGTTACAAGAAGGTTTTGGTTTCTCTCTCGAAGGTTTCTGATCTCTGTCTCTATGTTTGTGATGGTCTCACAAACCTATCTGGAGCTCATCCTTGGGACCAAGCCATCACTCATGATCTTAAAGCCTTCCAAGAAAAGCTTCACTCTTCGGTGAAATGTTTAGAAGAGATCACATGTACCAAGACTCAAGCAAGACTACAAAAAGAGTTGCAGAAGAGAAAGATATGCCATGATGTTGAAGCAGGAACAGCATCGAACGACAACTATTCAAACATGGAGATGGGTCCAAGCCAAGATGATGCAGAGAAGTTCTCAGTTTCTTTTGTAAAACTACTAATGGAAGCAACAGAGAAGACAAGTGGCAGCACAGCTGAAGAGGTGGGGAAGAGTGAAACTACTCTGTGTCTGAGCAGTCTAGGTTTTTGCATCAGCAGATTGATGCAAGAAACAGTATGTATTATGACAGAAATAAATCATACAacttga
- the LOC106452747 gene encoding 60S ribosomal protein L35-1, with protein sequence MARIKVHELRDKSKSDLQNQLQDLKAELALLRVAKVTGGAPNKLSKIKVVRKSIAQVLTVTSQKQKSALREAYKNKKFIPLDLRPKKTRAIRRRLTKHQLSLKTEREKKKEMYFPIRKYAIKV encoded by the exons ATGG CGAGAATCAAGGTTCACGAGCTGAGAGACAAGTCGAAGAGCGATCTTCAGAACCAGCTTCAGGATCTTAAGGCTGAGCTCGCTCTCCTCCGTGTCGCTAAAGTTACCGGTGGTGCTCCCAACAAGCTCTCCAAAAT CAAGGTTGTCCGCAAATCCATAGCTCAGGTGTTGACTGTGACATCCCAGAAGCAAAAGTCTGCTCTCAGAGAGGCGTACAAGAACAAGAAGTTCATCCCTCTTGATCTCCGTCCCAAGAAGACCCGTGCTATCCGCAGACGCCTCACTAAACATCAG CTCTCTTTAAAGACAGAGcgtgagaagaagaaggaaatgtaTTTCCCAATCAGGAAGTACGCCATCAAAGTTTAA
- the LOC111215784 gene encoding UNC93-like protein 3 produces the protein MDSRNDEEAPLVLVSGEDRKGRPGKSYTRDVHILSISFLLIFLAFGAAQNLETTINKELGTISLGILYVSFMFCSMVASLVVRLLGSKNALILGTSGYWLFVAANLKPSWITMVPASLYLGFAASIIWVGQGTYLTSIARSHAKDHKVHEGSIIGVFNGEFWAIFACHQLFGNLITLTLLKDGKEGSTSGTTLLLLVFLLIMTFGTILMFFIRKIEGEDGKEPVGGSSMGLVDSLVSLPRLIITPLLDVRMLLIVPLLAYSGLQQAFVWAEFTKEIVTPAIGVSGVGGAMAVYGALDAVCSITAGRFTSGLSSITFIVSGGAVAQASIFLWLLLGYRTTSGVLGTVYPLIMAAVLGIGDGILNTQISALLALLFKHDTEGAFAQLKVWQSASIAIVFFLSPYISLQAMVIVMLVMVCVSLLSFLVLALKVESVFTREE, from the exons ATGGATTCTCGAAACGATGAGGAGGCGCCGTTGGTGTTGGTCTCTGGTGAGGATCGCAAGGGAAGACCTGGGAAGAGTTATACAAGAGATGTTCATATCCTCAGTATCTCCTTTTTGTTGATCTTCCTCGCCTTCGGCGCCGCTCAGAACCTCGAAACGACTATCAATAAG GAGTTGGGAACAATCTCTCTAGGGATATTGTATGTGTCCTTCATGTTCTGCTCCATGGTTGCTTCTTTGGTTGTCCGCTTACTGGGATCAAAGAATGCTCTGATTCTAGGTACTTCAGGGTATTGGCTCTTCGTTGCCGCTAATCTGAAGCCATCATG GATCACTATGGTGCCAGCCTCTTTATACCTTGGATTTGCAGCTTCCATCATATGGGTTGGCCAG GGAACATACCTTACATCAATTGCGAGAAGTCATGCTAAAGATCATAAAGTGCATGAAGGATCAATAATAGGTGTCTTCAATGGGGAGTTTTGGGCTATCTTTGCCTGCCACCAG CTGTTTGGGAATCTCATTACACTTACATTGCTGAAAGATGGAAAG GAAGGAAGCACCAGTGGCACAACCTTATTGTTGTTGGTGTTCCTCCTCATTATGACATTTGGAACTATACTAATGTTCTTCATCAGAAAAATTGAGGGAGAAGATGGGAAAGAACCTGTGGGTGGTTCTTCTATGGGCTTAGTTGATTCCTTGGTTTCTCTTCCAAGGTTGATAATCACTCCTTTGCTCGACGTACGGATGCTACTGATTGTCCCACTTCTTGCTTACTCAGGATTGCAACAAGCATTTGTTTG GGCTGAGTTTACAAAGGAAATTGTTACACCTGCGATTGGTGTCTCAGGTGTTGGCGGGGCAATGGCTGTCTACGGAGCTCTTGACGCAGTT TGTTCAATAACTGCTGGACGGTTTACCTCTGGTCTGTCATCAATCACCTTCATAGTATCTGGTGGAGCTGTTGCTCAAGCTTCTATATTTCTCTGGCTTCTTCTTGGTTACAG GACAACTAGCGGAGTACTTGGCACAGTTTACCCACTTATAATGGCGGCGGTATTAGGAATCGGTGATGGGATATTAAACACTCAAATCAGTGCTCTTCTCGCTTTACTCTTCAAACATGACACG GAAGGAGCGTTTGCGCAGCTAAAAGTATGGCAAAGCGCATCGATAGCGATTGTGTTCTTCCTAAGCCCATATATATCATTGCAAGCCATGgtcatagtgatgcttgttaTGGTCTGTGTTTCACTCCTCTCTTTCTTGGTTTTAGCTCTTAAAGTCGAGAGTGTATTTACACGCGAGGAATGA